A window of Sphingobacterium sp. SRCM116780 contains these coding sequences:
- a CDS encoding aspartate aminotransferase family protein — protein sequence MDLFNVYPINPINIVRAQGSTVWDAEGNAFLDLYGGHAVISIGHTHPHYVQRVTEQLNRIGFYSNSVEIPIQRELARLLGEVSKKEDYHLFLCNSGAEANENALKLASFYNKRKKIIAFSKSFHGRTSLAVACTDNPSIVAPVNETDHVVFLPFNDEEALTDAFHAYGEEISSVIIEGIQGVGGIREASVAFLKLIRSLCDQYNSVFIADSVQCGYGRSGDFYSHDYAGISADIYTMAKGMGNGFPIGGISIAPKFVASYGMLGTTFGGNHLACAAAVAVLEVIKQDNLIQNAAEVGSYLIEELKKFDQVTEVRGRGLMIGIDLPAELGYIRKDLLAKNRIFTGEAKPTVIRLLPALNMAKEMADQFLTAFADRLKG from the coding sequence ATGGACTTATTTAACGTTTATCCCATTAATCCAATTAACATAGTAAGAGCACAGGGCTCAACGGTGTGGGATGCCGAAGGAAATGCTTTCTTGGATTTATATGGTGGTCATGCTGTGATTTCAATTGGTCATACGCACCCACACTATGTTCAACGAGTAACAGAACAATTAAACCGCATCGGTTTTTATTCAAATTCTGTTGAAATTCCTATCCAACGTGAATTAGCCCGATTGTTAGGTGAGGTATCTAAGAAAGAGGATTATCATTTGTTTTTATGTAACTCCGGAGCGGAGGCTAATGAAAATGCATTGAAATTAGCTTCCTTTTATAATAAAAGAAAGAAAATTATTGCATTTTCTAAATCTTTTCATGGAAGGACTTCGTTGGCTGTCGCTTGTACAGATAACCCAAGTATTGTTGCGCCAGTTAATGAAACAGATCATGTTGTATTTCTACCCTTTAATGATGAAGAGGCTTTAACAGATGCTTTTCATGCTTATGGCGAAGAGATTTCATCTGTTATTATAGAGGGAATTCAAGGGGTAGGTGGTATTCGTGAGGCATCTGTCGCTTTTTTGAAATTAATTCGTTCTCTCTGTGATCAATATAATTCGGTGTTTATTGCAGATTCTGTACAATGTGGTTATGGACGATCTGGAGACTTCTATTCACATGATTATGCAGGCATTTCAGCGGATATCTATACGATGGCAAAAGGTATGGGCAATGGTTTTCCAATTGGAGGAATCAGTATAGCTCCAAAATTTGTAGCTTCTTATGGTATGTTGGGAACTACTTTTGGTGGTAATCATCTCGCTTGCGCTGCAGCAGTAGCTGTACTCGAAGTAATCAAACAAGATAATTTAATTCAAAATGCTGCAGAAGTTGGTTCTTATTTAATTGAAGAACTTAAGAAGTTTGATCAGGTGACAGAGGTTCGTGGTAGGGGATTAATGATAGGTATTGACTTACCTGCTGAACTTGGATATATAAGGAAGGATTTATTAGCTAAAAATAGAATATTTACAGGGGAAGCAAAGCCTACTGTTATCCGTTTATTACCAGCTTTAAATATGGCCAAAGAAATGGCTGATCAATTTTTAACAGCTTTTGCTGATCGATTGAAAGGTTAA
- the proC gene encoding pyrroline-5-carboxylate reductase, whose amino-acid sequence MKRITIIGTGNIGLSLAKGLVKKEFCAADQITLTRRNIKSLDQENQAGFVVTDNNLLAVEQADIVVLAILPQQLRKVLEEIAPVVKSSNQIFVSVVSGVSCVDIKEVLGQDVSVVRAMPNTAIAIGQSMTCIATDSSSSDDVKEVEVMFETVGSVVVINEDLMTSATALCACGIAFFLRAIRAASQGGVEIGFHAHDALKMAVQTAKGAADLLLQTQAHPESEIDKVTSPKGCTIAGLNEMEHNGFSSAFIKGVKLSAKKAGGLYNE is encoded by the coding sequence ATGAAAAGAATTACCATTATCGGAACAGGAAATATTGGTTTATCGTTAGCAAAAGGATTAGTAAAAAAAGAATTTTGTGCGGCTGATCAAATTACCCTAACAAGACGTAATATCAAGTCATTGGATCAAGAAAACCAAGCTGGATTTGTCGTAACAGATAATAACTTGCTAGCTGTAGAGCAGGCAGATATTGTTGTTTTAGCAATTTTACCTCAACAGCTACGTAAAGTCCTAGAAGAAATTGCTCCGGTAGTGAAGAGTTCTAATCAAATTTTTGTTTCCGTTGTTTCTGGGGTTAGTTGTGTTGATATTAAAGAGGTATTAGGCCAAGATGTTTCCGTTGTGAGGGCAATGCCTAATACTGCTATTGCAATTGGTCAATCTATGACTTGTATAGCAACAGATAGTTCATCATCGGATGATGTTAAAGAGGTAGAAGTGATGTTTGAGACTGTGGGCTCAGTTGTTGTGATTAATGAAGATTTAATGACATCCGCAACTGCACTTTGCGCTTGTGGTATCGCTTTTTTCTTAAGAGCAATTCGCGCAGCATCTCAAGGTGGTGTAGAGATTGGATTCCATGCACATGACGCTTTAAAAATGGCTGTTCAGACAGCAAAAGGAGCTGCTGATTTGTTATTGCAAACACAAGCTCATCCGGAGAGTGAAATTGATAAGGTAACTTCTCCAAAAGGATGTACGATTGCGGGTTTGAATGAAATGGAACATAACGGTTTTAGCTCTGCTTTTATAAAAGGCGTTAAATTGTCAGCAAAAAAAGCGGGAGGTTTATATAATGAGTAA
- the ruvC gene encoding crossover junction endodeoxyribonuclease RuvC, producing the protein MQKEKAKERIILGIDPGTVVLGYGVICEQGNNISLITMGVVKMGHLDDHALKLQRIFKKTAALIEEYKPDSVALEAPFYGKNIQVMLKLGRAQGVAMAAALNYDIPIFEYAPRKIKQSVTGNGNATKEQVAGMLKTLLKFNESPEFLDATDGLAVAVCHSFQKNATSGTNKSYTGWSAFVKDNEKRIK; encoded by the coding sequence ATGCAGAAGGAGAAAGCGAAAGAACGAATTATTTTAGGTATTGACCCAGGAACAGTTGTTTTAGGTTATGGAGTTATCTGTGAACAAGGTAACAACATTAGCCTCATCACCATGGGGGTTGTCAAAATGGGACATCTGGATGATCATGCACTTAAACTACAGCGTATCTTCAAAAAAACTGCTGCACTCATTGAAGAATACAAACCTGATAGCGTTGCATTAGAGGCACCATTTTATGGTAAAAATATTCAAGTAATGCTTAAATTAGGCCGAGCACAAGGAGTAGCTATGGCTGCGGCATTAAATTATGATATCCCAATCTTTGAATATGCTCCAAGAAAAATCAAGCAGTCTGTCACAGGAAATGGAAATGCAACAAAGGAACAAGTTGCAGGCATGCTCAAGACGTTATTAAAATTTAATGAAAGCCCTGAGTTCTTAGATGCCACAGATGGATTAGCTGTGGCTGTTTGTCATTCCTTTCAAAAAAATGCAACCTCAGGAACTAATAAAAGTTATACTGGATGGAGTGCATTTGTAAAAGATAACGAAAAAAGAATCAAATAG
- a CDS encoding acetylornithine carbamoyltransferase has protein sequence MKKFFSVKDVANVSEVVKEALELKANPYALPNLGKHKTLGLVFLNPSLRTRLSTQKAAMNLGMNVMVINMDKEGWALETKDGIVMNGTTVEHIREAAAVMGEYCDILGLRSFPTLKDREEDYSEDLFNKFMTYCAVPVVSLESATRHPLQSLTDIITITEHKTVKIPKVVLAWAPHVKALPQAVPNSFSEWMCQAQSEGLVDFTIAHPAGYELSEEFTNGAKISHNLDDSIKDADFVYVKNWSSYQEYGEVYPVSENWLIDNKKLALTNNAKIMHCLPVRRDLELSSEILDGPNSLVIKEASNRVWAAQVVLKRMLESLAK, from the coding sequence ATGAAAAAATTCTTTTCAGTTAAAGACGTTGCTAATGTTTCAGAGGTAGTGAAAGAAGCATTGGAGTTGAAAGCGAATCCTTATGCGTTACCGAATTTAGGAAAACATAAAACGTTAGGTTTAGTCTTCTTAAATCCAAGTTTACGTACACGTCTAAGTACTCAAAAAGCGGCCATGAATTTAGGGATGAATGTCATGGTCATCAATATGGATAAGGAAGGTTGGGCTTTAGAAACGAAAGATGGTATAGTGATGAATGGTACAACTGTTGAACACATTCGAGAAGCTGCAGCCGTTATGGGTGAATATTGTGATATCTTAGGTTTACGCTCCTTTCCTACATTGAAAGATAGAGAAGAAGATTATTCCGAGGATCTGTTTAATAAGTTTATGACTTATTGTGCTGTTCCAGTTGTTTCTTTAGAAAGTGCAACTCGTCACCCTTTACAAAGTTTGACAGATATCATCACAATAACTGAACATAAAACAGTGAAAATACCTAAAGTTGTTTTAGCTTGGGCTCCTCATGTAAAAGCTTTACCGCAAGCGGTTCCGAATTCATTTTCTGAGTGGATGTGCCAAGCGCAATCAGAAGGATTAGTTGATTTTACAATTGCTCATCCTGCTGGATATGAGTTATCAGAAGAATTTACAAACGGAGCGAAAATCTCTCACAACCTCGATGATAGTATTAAAGATGCGGACTTTGTTTATGTAAAGAACTGGTCTTCTTATCAAGAGTATGGCGAGGTTTACCCAGTTTCGGAAAACTGGTTAATTGATAACAAAAAACTAGCATTAACAAATAATGCGAAAATTATGCATTGTTTACCTGTTAGAAGAGATTTAGAATTGTCATCTGAGATTTTGGATGGTCCAAATTCTTTAGTCATTAAAGAAGCAAGTAATCGTGTTTGGGCAGCGCAAGTTGTCTTGAAGCGTATGCTAGAGAGCTTAGCTAAATAA
- a CDS encoding M20 family metallo-hydrolase, which translates to MSKHIQLFEESLELLKALITISSLSREEHLTADLIVQFLDKKNVKSYRKGNNVWAYNQYYDAKKPTILLNSHHDTVKPNTGYTRDPFSADIEEGKLFGLGSNDAGGCLVSLIAAFLHFYDRTDLNYNFCLAASAEEEVSGINGIESILSELGPLDFAIVGEPTLMDLAIAEKGLMVLDCTALGTAGHAARDEGENALYKAIQDIEWFRTFQFDRESKVLGSIKMSVTMIHAGSQHNVVPATCDYVVDVRTTDAYTNEETLAIIKQHVKSDVRARSIRLNSSHIPEDHPFVLAGLSLGKKSYGSPTMSDQALLRIPSVKLGPGYSGRSHMADEFIYIDEIGNGIDDYISILEKIV; encoded by the coding sequence ATGAGTAAACATATTCAATTATTTGAAGAGAGTTTAGAGCTATTGAAAGCTTTAATTACTATTTCGTCTTTGAGTAGAGAAGAACATTTGACCGCTGATCTGATTGTGCAGTTCTTGGATAAAAAGAATGTCAAATCTTATAGAAAAGGTAATAATGTTTGGGCGTATAATCAGTATTATGATGCAAAAAAGCCTACAATCTTATTAAATTCTCACCACGATACGGTAAAACCCAATACAGGTTATACTCGAGATCCATTTTCAGCAGATATAGAGGAAGGGAAACTTTTTGGTTTAGGTAGTAACGATGCTGGTGGATGTTTAGTTTCTTTAATAGCTGCATTTCTCCATTTTTACGATCGCACAGATTTAAATTATAATTTTTGTTTAGCTGCCAGTGCAGAAGAAGAGGTTTCAGGGATTAATGGTATTGAATCCATTTTATCCGAATTAGGGCCATTGGATTTTGCTATTGTAGGCGAACCAACTTTGATGGATCTCGCTATTGCTGAGAAAGGGTTAATGGTCTTGGATTGCACTGCGCTTGGAACAGCGGGACATGCAGCACGAGATGAAGGGGAAAATGCCTTATATAAGGCTATTCAAGATATTGAATGGTTTCGCACATTCCAATTTGATCGCGAGTCTAAGGTGTTAGGTTCCATTAAAATGTCTGTTACCATGATTCATGCTGGTTCTCAGCATAATGTTGTACCCGCTACATGTGATTATGTGGTGGATGTCAGAACAACGGATGCTTATACGAACGAAGAAACGTTAGCGATCATAAAGCAGCATGTTAAATCAGATGTCAGAGCACGCTCTATACGTTTAAACTCCTCTCATATTCCAGAGGATCATCCATTTGTTTTAGCAGGTTTGAGTTTAGGTAAAAAGTCCTATGGATCTCCAACAATGAGTGATCAGGCTTTGTTGAGAATTCCTTCTGTCAAATTGGGTCCTGGGTATTCGGGTCGTTCCCATATGGCCGATGAATTTATTTATATAGATGAAATCGGAAACGGAATAGATGATTACATTAGTATATTAGAAAAAATAGTATAA
- a CDS encoding alpha/beta hydrolase family protein: protein MMVKYIVSIVLFLISAGTSFSQTFVGNWKGNLKVGNSSLTFVIHLNEQNAIWKATADSPDQGAFGIPAQAKVTGNGIEVMIEGGINYIGKLENANLIGGEFQQGSFKTKLDLEKTDEIVNQPKLVRSQQVKPPYNYDTVDVSFRNKYDNVQLSGTLTSPKQKGKFPAVILVSGSGPQDRNEALMGHEPFRVLADYLTKNNIVVLRYDDRGVGLSKGSFIDATIENFSKDAMAALDFLKKRPNVDLTKVGIIGHSEGGLIAELLAGQKLPGLSFIISLAGPAIPIDSLMVSQLYTIGKVGGMTEDALSQAMKINRKNFEIVKSNRPNQEAMAMILKNMNMDPNQMNSASKLDVETLLLPSYRYFMRIDPIPFIKKIKIPVYAAFGSLDVQVPARENLKSLKSNLPPNSRTVLKEYQGLNHLFQKATTGAVSEYANIKETINDELLVDLVNWIKTSTK, encoded by the coding sequence ATGATGGTTAAATATATTGTTAGTATAGTTTTGTTTTTGATAAGTGCAGGAACAAGTTTTTCGCAAACTTTTGTTGGAAACTGGAAAGGGAACTTGAAAGTCGGAAATTCAAGCTTAACTTTTGTTATTCATCTAAACGAACAGAACGCAATTTGGAAAGCAACAGCAGATAGTCCTGATCAGGGAGCATTTGGTATTCCTGCCCAAGCGAAGGTAACAGGCAACGGAATCGAAGTAATGATCGAAGGGGGTATAAACTATATAGGCAAATTAGAAAATGCGAATCTAATAGGAGGAGAGTTTCAACAAGGAAGCTTTAAAACAAAGTTAGATCTTGAAAAAACAGACGAAATTGTCAATCAACCAAAATTGGTTAGATCCCAACAGGTAAAACCACCTTACAATTACGATACTGTAGATGTTAGTTTTAGAAATAAATATGATAATGTTCAATTAAGTGGAACGTTAACTAGTCCTAAACAAAAAGGAAAATTTCCTGCAGTTATTCTGGTGTCTGGGAGCGGTCCTCAAGATCGAAATGAGGCGTTAATGGGACATGAGCCTTTTCGGGTATTAGCGGACTATTTGACAAAAAATAATATTGTTGTTCTTCGGTACGATGATCGTGGTGTCGGACTTTCAAAAGGAAGTTTTATTGATGCAACGATTGAAAATTTTAGTAAGGATGCCATGGCTGCTTTGGATTTTCTAAAAAAAAGACCCAACGTGGATCTTACGAAAGTTGGTATTATCGGTCATAGTGAAGGAGGTTTAATTGCGGAGTTGTTAGCGGGACAAAAATTACCAGGGCTTTCTTTCATTATTTCTTTGGCAGGACCTGCAATTCCGATCGATTCTTTAATGGTCTCTCAATTATATACAATTGGAAAAGTTGGAGGTATGACCGAAGATGCTTTGAGTCAAGCGATGAAGATCAATAGAAAAAATTTCGAGATCGTTAAAAGTAATCGTCCTAACCAAGAAGCAATGGCTATGATTCTTAAGAATATGAACATGGATCCAAATCAGATGAATTCGGCAAGTAAATTAGATGTAGAAACACTTTTATTACCCTCTTACCGTTATTTCATGCGCATAGATCCTATTCCCTTTATCAAGAAAATAAAAATTCCTGTGTATGCAGCATTTGGAAGTTTAGACGTGCAGGTGCCTGCAAGGGAAAATCTGAAGAGCTTGAAATCTAATTTACCTCCAAACTCAAGAACCGTTTTGAAGGAATATCAAGGATTGAATCATTTATTCCAAAAAGCGACAACTGGTGCCGTTTCAGAGTATGCAAATATTAAAGAAACCATAAATGATGAGCTTTTGGTAGATTTGGTGAATTGGATTAAAACCTCAACTAAATAG
- the argB gene encoding acetylglutamate kinase, with protein MSNSGLNIIKIGGNIIDDEQLLNSFLEKFAALPGKKILVHGGGKIATRLASDLGLEAKLVEGRRITDEAMLRVVTMVYAGLTNKNIVAKLQVLKCDAIGLTGADGDTIKAIKRPVKDIDYGFVGDILHDSVNTASIKKFLEAGFVPVFSAITHNGLGQLLNTNADTIASALAVGLSSLYDTSLVYCFEKNGVLKDVNDENSVINSIHAAEFPKLKKDGIIHDGMIPKLQNAFDAIQKGVRNVYIGHANNLHLFQQGQFGTCLTLK; from the coding sequence ATGTCAAATAGTGGCCTGAATATTATTAAGATAGGTGGAAATATTATCGATGATGAACAATTATTAAATTCATTTTTGGAGAAATTTGCCGCATTGCCAGGTAAGAAAATACTCGTTCACGGAGGGGGAAAAATTGCAACTCGCCTAGCATCAGATTTGGGATTGGAGGCAAAATTGGTCGAAGGAAGAAGGATTACTGACGAAGCGATGTTGCGTGTTGTTACCATGGTATATGCTGGTTTGACAAATAAAAACATTGTTGCTAAGCTTCAAGTTTTGAAATGTGATGCAATTGGGCTAACAGGCGCCGACGGAGATACAATTAAAGCGATAAAACGTCCTGTAAAAGATATCGACTATGGTTTTGTTGGTGATATTTTGCATGATTCTGTTAATACTGCTTCTATAAAGAAATTTTTGGAGGCAGGGTTCGTACCTGTATTCTCAGCGATTACACATAATGGCTTAGGTCAACTTCTAAATACGAACGCAGATACGATAGCTTCTGCCTTAGCTGTTGGTTTATCATCTTTGTATGACACTTCTTTAGTCTACTGTTTTGAAAAAAATGGGGTATTGAAAGATGTAAATGATGAGAATTCTGTTATTAATTCTATTCATGCAGCTGAATTTCCTAAACTAAAGAAAGATGGGATTATTCACGATGGTATGATTCCAAAATTGCAAAATGCCTTTGATGCTATACAAAAAGGCGTTCGGAATGTGTATATTGGTCATGCCAATAATTTGCACTTGTTCCAACAAGGACAATTTGGTACGTGTTTGACCTTAAAATAG
- a CDS encoding glycosyltransferase, translating to MAIAYVALVLYMRKGWFEIPTIISNYQPTKRVSIIIAARNEEEGIARTIESVLQQDFPSELLELIIIDDHSTDNTSNIVLSYADRGVQLLQLNESNKLNSYKKLAIAKAIDICTGSIIITTDADCRMGKNWLRTVVSYFETQDLFLLSSPVIYSEEKSYFERIQTLEFLYLIGLGAAGIGNKNPTTCNGANLAYRKDIFFEMGGFTGIDELASGDDELFLHKVAEKYPHKIGFCKSTEAVVYTDAKPTLASFISQRKRWASKSTKYKNKAVVALGITIWLFNFCMLTCFVLGLFYHYDYLFTFLVLLVIKMIVEYLFIQPLAKFANREELMRYLPFLSALHIIYLVYIGILGNIGKYDWKGRQVK from the coding sequence TTGGCAATAGCCTATGTCGCTTTGGTTCTGTACATGCGTAAAGGTTGGTTTGAAATACCGACTATAATTTCTAATTATCAACCTACAAAACGTGTTTCTATTATTATTGCTGCTCGTAATGAGGAGGAGGGGATAGCACGAACAATTGAGTCAGTTCTGCAACAAGATTTTCCATCCGAATTATTGGAATTAATCATCATAGATGATCATTCAACAGACAACACAAGTAATATCGTTTTATCGTATGCTGATCGAGGTGTTCAATTACTACAATTGAATGAGAGTAATAAATTGAATTCGTATAAAAAATTAGCCATTGCGAAAGCGATAGATATTTGTACGGGTAGCATTATTATCACTACAGATGCTGATTGTAGAATGGGTAAAAATTGGTTAAGGACAGTCGTTAGCTATTTTGAAACACAAGACTTGTTTCTATTATCATCACCAGTTATTTATTCAGAAGAGAAGTCTTACTTTGAGCGTATTCAAACATTGGAATTTTTATATTTAATTGGCCTAGGGGCAGCTGGTATAGGTAATAAAAACCCAACAACTTGTAATGGTGCTAATTTAGCCTACCGTAAAGATATCTTTTTTGAGATGGGGGGGTTTACTGGAATTGATGAACTGGCCTCGGGGGATGACGAACTATTCTTACATAAAGTCGCAGAGAAATACCCACATAAAATAGGATTTTGTAAATCAACAGAGGCTGTTGTTTACACGGATGCTAAACCTACACTAGCGTCTTTTATTAGTCAAAGAAAACGTTGGGCATCCAAAAGCACGAAATATAAAAACAAAGCTGTAGTAGCCTTAGGTATTACGATTTGGCTTTTTAATTTCTGTATGCTTACTTGTTTTGTGTTAGGGTTATTTTATCATTATGACTACCTTTTTACTTTTTTAGTTCTTCTAGTCATAAAAATGATCGTTGAATATTTATTCATTCAACCGCTAGCTAAATTTGCAAATCGAGAAGAATTGATGAGATATCTACCATTTCTTTCGGCCTTACATATCATCTATCTTGTTTATATAGGAATTTTAGGAAATATTGGAAAGTATGATTGGAAGGGTAGACAGGTAAAATAG
- a CDS encoding lysylphosphatidylglycerol synthase domain-containing protein, with translation MLTKAQKKYSGILIKMAVLLFAGWYIYQQLSDPNNLLKFKTLIDGIDPHYLWSTLGLIVTLMLINWILEVFKWQYLSRRIERISFWTAFQSVFCGLTWAIFTPNRIGEYGGRVLFLKPENRAKGAVGMGVGLFAQLVLTSIAGSLSIAWFACTYLDTPLSIEFGIWLLAVLYASGFLILYFNVNWIDSLVGRIKFLKRIKPFFSILEEYSFKELLIVILISLARFIIFTSQYIILMLVILPQLPFVAMILMIFILFFVQAALPTLDIFDFSVRSFVAGNLYSYITNQELAVMAIVSCIWFVNLILPAVLGSVFVLKINFFGDSKS, from the coding sequence ATGCTGACAAAAGCTCAAAAAAAATATAGTGGTATATTGATTAAAATGGCGGTCTTGCTGTTTGCTGGCTGGTACATTTATCAGCAATTGTCAGACCCCAATAATCTACTGAAATTTAAGACTTTAATAGACGGTATTGATCCTCATTATCTTTGGTCGACATTGGGTCTGATTGTTACCTTAATGTTGATCAATTGGATTCTTGAAGTTTTTAAATGGCAATATTTATCGCGTAGAATCGAAAGAATATCTTTCTGGACTGCCTTTCAGTCTGTTTTTTGCGGACTTACATGGGCTATATTTACACCAAATAGAATAGGTGAATATGGAGGAAGGGTTTTATTTTTAAAGCCTGAAAATCGCGCAAAAGGTGCAGTGGGTATGGGTGTGGGGTTATTTGCACAGCTGGTATTAACAAGTATTGCCGGTTCCTTAAGCATTGCTTGGTTTGCTTGTACCTATCTGGATACTCCGCTTTCTATTGAATTTGGTATCTGGCTATTGGCTGTTTTGTATGCTTCTGGATTTTTAATACTCTATTTTAATGTTAATTGGATTGATTCATTAGTAGGACGTATTAAATTTTTGAAACGGATCAAGCCCTTCTTTTCTATTTTAGAAGAATACTCTTTTAAAGAATTGCTGATCGTTATTTTAATTTCGTTAGCACGATTTATCATCTTTACTTCTCAGTATATCATTCTCATGTTGGTTATTCTTCCTCAATTACCATTTGTGGCAATGATTTTGATGATATTTATACTTTTCTTTGTACAAGCTGCATTACCGACGCTGGATATTTTTGATTTTAGTGTAAGAAGTTTTGTAGCAGGTAATTTGTATAGTTATATTACGAATCAAGAATTGGCAGTAATGGCTATTGTTTCTTGCATCTGGTTTGTGAATTTGATACTTCCGGCTGTTTTAGGTTCGGTTTTTGTTTTGAAAATAAATTTTTTCGGTGATTCTAAGTCTTAA
- a CDS encoding lysophospholipid acyltransferase family protein, whose product MKKIIGFILTPIFYFCFGLCLLIFHPIQWLSLKLGGYSAHKKSVDILNFFLTYCNCLLLNSVTFIDNKSIPTGQPVIFVANHQSTFDIPAMIYFLRRFHGKFISKIELASGIPSISFNLKHGGAANIDRKDSKQSIGEILKLANNMKTKNWSAFIFPEGTRTRDGKMKSFQLGGIATLLKKNPNALIVPIAINGSYEMIKYGSFPFNTFVKMSWEVLDPIDKTDKTLEEIVLEAEQKIRAKVKNG is encoded by the coding sequence ATGAAGAAGATTATTGGATTTATTCTGACACCTATTTTTTATTTCTGTTTTGGCTTATGTTTATTAATTTTTCATCCTATTCAATGGTTGAGTTTGAAACTAGGTGGATATTCAGCCCATAAGAAGAGTGTTGATATTCTCAATTTTTTTCTCACCTATTGTAATTGTTTGTTATTGAATAGTGTTACTTTCATTGATAACAAAAGTATTCCAACAGGCCAACCAGTTATCTTTGTAGCGAACCATCAAAGTACTTTTGATATTCCTGCTATGATTTATTTTCTCAGAAGATTTCATGGTAAATTTATCTCCAAGATAGAGTTGGCAAGTGGTATTCCCAGTATTTCATTCAATTTGAAACATGGTGGAGCAGCAAATATTGATCGTAAAGACTCTAAGCAGTCTATTGGAGAAATTCTAAAACTTGCCAATAATATGAAGACTAAAAATTGGTCTGCTTTTATTTTTCCCGAAGGTACCCGTACACGAGATGGAAAAATGAAATCTTTTCAATTGGGAGGAATTGCCACTTTATTGAAGAAAAACCCAAATGCTCTAATTGTTCCCATAGCAATTAATGGATCATATGAAATGATTAAATACGGTTCATTCCCTTTTAATACTTTTGTTAAAATGAGCTGGGAGGTGTTAGATCCTATTGATAAGACGGATAAAACGTTAGAAGAAATCGTATTAGAGGCAGAACAAAAGATACGAGCAAAGGTAAAAAATGGCTAA
- a CDS encoding Lrp/AsnC ligand binding domain-containing protein yields the protein MENNYSNYDLDNLDIQILSILMNDASIPYTEIAKKLIVSGGTIHVRMKKMEELGIIKGSNLIINPQKVGFDITAFLGIYLEKGSQYSDAVSQLKEIKEVVELHYCTGQYSIFAKIICRDTVHLRKVLNEDIQSVQGIQRTETIISLEESIKRQISLV from the coding sequence ATGGAAAATAACTATTCTAATTACGATTTAGACAATCTTGATATTCAGATATTATCAATTTTGATGAATGATGCGTCTATTCCTTACACAGAAATAGCAAAAAAATTAATTGTATCTGGAGGAACCATTCATGTTCGCATGAAAAAAATGGAAGAATTGGGTATTATTAAAGGATCCAATTTAATCATTAACCCTCAAAAAGTAGGTTTTGACATTACAGCTTTTTTAGGTATATATCTAGAAAAAGGATCGCAATATTCTGATGCTGTTTCACAGTTAAAAGAAATTAAAGAAGTTGTTGAATTGCATTATTGCACAGGACAATACAGTATTTTTGCTAAAATCATCTGCCGTGATACCGTACATCTCAGAAAAGTATTGAATGAAGACATTCAGTCTGTTCAAGGAATCCAACGAACAGAAACCATCATATCGCTTGAAGAAAGCATCAAGAGACAAATTAGCTTAGTTTAA
- a CDS encoding DUF2089 family protein, producing MKKFPNTCPSCDSKLVVSKLTCESCDTEVIGKFSLPIWTQLGLDEQEFVLEFLLNSGSLKEMANQLGKSYPTVRNKLDDLIHKLRMLKNIE from the coding sequence ATGAAAAAGTTTCCAAATACATGTCCAAGCTGTGATTCAAAATTGGTCGTCAGCAAACTGACTTGTGAGTCTTGTGATACAGAAGTGATAGGTAAATTTTCCTTACCTATTTGGACGCAATTAGGGTTAGATGAACAAGAATTTGTGCTAGAATTTTTATTGAATTCGGGAAGTCTCAAAGAAATGGCTAACCAATTAGGTAAAAGTTACCCAACTGTAAGAAATAAGCTGGATGATCTCATTCACAAATTACGTATGTTAAAAAATATAGAATAG